The Stutzerimonas stutzeri genome segment CTGGTTGTGGCCCTGCTGGTCTGCCTGGTCTGCTCGGTGTTCGTTGCGGGCGCGGCGGTCGCGCTACGTCCGACACAGCTGGAGAACCGCCAGCTGGATAAGCAGCGCAGCATCCTGGCGATCGCTGGGTTGGGTGAGGCGGGCATGTCCGCCAAGCAGGTAAAAGCGCTCTATAAGGAGCGTATCGTTGCCAAGCTGGTTGATCTGGAAACCGGTAAATACAGCGACGAGTTCGATCCGAATACCTTTGACCCTCTGGTTGCCGCCAAGGACCCGCAGCTGTCGCAAGCACTGCCGGGCGAGGAAGATATTGCCTCGATCAAGCGTCGCGAGCGCTACAGCGTCGTCTACACCGTCGAAGAAAATGGTCAGCTCGAGACGCTGATCATGCCGGTGCGTGGCTATGGTCTGTGGTCGACTCTCTATGGCTTCATGGCTGTCAAGGGCGACCTCAACACCGTCGAAGGGCTGGGTTTCTACCAGCATGGCGAGACCCCGGGTCTCGGCGGCGAAGTGGACAATCCCAAGTGGCGCGGCCTGTGGAAGGGTAAAGAGCTGTTCAGCGAGAACGGCAAACTGGCCATTCAGGTGGTCAAGGGCGGTGTCGATCCGCAGAGCCCGCGTGCCGACCATCAGGTCGACGCTCTGGCCGGTGCGACCCTGACCAGCAACGGGGTGAACCACCTGCTGCACTTCTGGCTGGGCGAGAACGGATTCGGTCCATTTATCGCTAACCTGCGCGCTGGGGAGGCTTGACCATGTCGCAACCTACTATCAAAGAAGTCCTGTTCAATCCGGTCTTCAACAACAACCCCATCGGCCTGCAGATCCTCGGGATCTGTTCGGCGCTGGCGGTCACCTCCAACCTCAAGACCGCACTGGTAATGTCCGTTGCGCTGACGCTGGTGGTGGCGTTTTCCAACTTGTTCATCTCGATGATCCGCAGCCAGATCCCGGGCTCGATCCGCATGATCGTGCAGATGGTGATCATTGCCTCGCTGGTGATCGTGGTCGATCAGGTGCTCAAGGCTTATGCCTTCTCGCTGTCCAAGCAGCTGTCGGTATTCGTCGGTCTGATCATCACCAACTGCATCGTGATGGGGCGTGCGGAAGCCTTTGCCATGCAGAACCCACCGGTGCTGTCGTTCTTCGACGGCCTGGGTAACGGGCTCGGCTACAGTGCAATGCTCATCGCGCTCGGCATCGTTCGCGAGCTGTTCGGCGCCGGCAAGCTGATGGGTTACACCATTCTGCCAGTGGTCAACGATGGCGGTTGGTACCAGCCAAACGGTCTGCTGCTGCTGCCACCATCGGCGTTCTTCCTGATCGGTCTGTTCATCTGGGGCATCCGTAGCTGGAAGAAAGAGCAGGTCGAGAAGCCGTCGTTCAAGATGGCGCCGCAGGTCTCGAGCAAGGAGGCTTACTAATGGAGCACTACATCAGCCTGTTCGTCCGTGCCGTGTTCATCGAGAACATGGCGCTGGCCTTCTTCCTCGGCATGTGTACCTTCATCGCGATCTCGAAGAAGGTGGAAACCGCGATTGGCCTCGGCATCGCGGTGATCGTGGTGCAAGCCATCACGGTCCCGGCCAACAACCTGATCTACACCTACCTGCTCAAGGCCGGTGCGCTGTCGTGGGCAGGCCTGCCGGAAGTGGATCTCAGCTTCCTGGGTCTGCTCAGCTACATCGGCGTGATCGCGGCCATCGTGCAGATCCTCGAGATGCTCCTCGATAAGTACGTACCGAGTCTGTACAACGCGCTGGGCGTGTTCCTGCCGCTGATTACCGTGAACTGCGCCATCATGGGCGGCACCCTGTTCATGGTCGAGCGGGACTACAACCTTGCCGAAAGTACGGTGTACGGCTTCGGCTCCGGCGCTTCCTGGGCACTGGCGATCATGCTGCTGGCCGGCATCCGCGAGAAGCTCAAGTACAGCGACGTACCGGAGGGGCTGCAGGGACTGGGTATCACCTTCATCACCATCGGCCTGATGTCGCTAGGCTTCATGTCATTCTCTGGCGTACAGCTGTAAGGACGGGATGAACTGATGAGTTACGAAATTTTCCTTGCCATCGGCATGTTCACCGCCATCGTGCTCGCGCTGGTGGTGATCATTCTCGCGGCGCGCGCCAAGCTGGTGTCCAGCGGCGACGTGAGTATCGAGATCAATGGCGAACGCACCATCACCGTTCCGGCTGGCGGCAAGTTGCTGCAGACCTTGGCCGCGAACAATATTTTCCTTTCGTCTGCCTGCGGCGGTGGCGGTACCTGCGCCCAGTGCAAATGCATCGTCGAAAGCGGTGGCGGCGAGATGTTGCCCACCGAAGAGTCGCACTTCACCCGCCGCGAGGCTGGCGAGGGCTGGCGTCTGTCCTGCCAGACTCCGGTCAAGGCGGATATGAAGATCGAGGTGCCTGAAGAGGTGTTCGGCGTGAAGAAGTGGGAGTGCACGGTACTCTCCAACCCGAACGTGGCGACCTTCATCAAGGAGCTGACCCTGAAGCTGCCGGAAGGCGAGAACGTCGACTTCCGCGCCGGCGGTTACGTCCAGCTGGAGTGCCCGCCGCATGAGGTTCGTTACAAGGACTTCGATATCCAAGAGGAATATCGCGGCGACTGGGACAAGTTCAACCAGTGGAAGTACGTTTCCAAGGTCAATGAGACCGTGATTCGAGCCTATTCCATGGCGAACTACCCGGAAGAGGTCGGTCTGGTCAAGTTCAACATCCGCATCGCGTCGCCGCCGCCAGGCAAGGACGATCTGCCACCAGGCAAGATGTCGTCCTGGGTCTTCAGCCTGAAGCCGGGCGACAAGGTCACCGTCTATGGTCCCTTCGGCGAGTTCTTCGCCAAGGATACCGACGCCGAGATGGTCTTCATCGGTGGTGGTGCCGGTATGGCGCCGATGCGTTCGCACATTTTCGATCAGCTCAAGCGCCTGAAATCCAAGCGCAAGATGAGCTTCTGGTACGGTGCGCGCTCCATGCGCGAGGCGTTCTACGTCGACGAATACGACCAGCTGCAAGCTGAGAATGAGAATTTTGAGTGGCATCTGGCACTGTCCGATCCGCAACCGGAGGACAACTGGGAAGGGCCGACCGGGTTCATTCACAACGTGCTTTACGAGAACTACCTGAAGGACCATCCGGCGCCTGAAGACTGCGAGTTCTATATGTGCGGACCGCCGATGATGAACGCGTCGGTCATCAAGATGCTGACCGATCTGGGCGTTGAACCGGAGAATATCCTGCTCGACGACTTCGGCGGCTAGCATGGTTCAAGCGTCATTTCGGCCCGTCATCGTCGTCGCCCTCGCGGCGACGCTGGCGGGTTGTCTGTTTCAGGACAAGGTGGAAAGCTTCAGCGGACCGACCATGGGCAGCACCTATACGGTGAAGTACGTGGCGAGCGCTGACACGCCGGACAAAGCCCAACTGCAGCAGCAGACCGAGGCGATACTCGCCGAGATCGACAAGCAGGCCTCGACCTACCGTGCCGACTCGGACATCGAAATCTTCAACGAGCTGCCGGCCGGTTGCATGACCATGCCTGACGGCGTGCGAACCCTGCTCGAGGCGGGCCGGACCCTGTCCGATGAAAGCGACGGCGCTCTGGATCTGACCATCGAGCCGCTGCTCAACCTGTGGGGCTTCGGACCTCGCGGGCAGGGCGAACGCGTGCCTTCGGCCGACGAGATCGCAACGGCTCGGCAGGATGTGGGTCAGCATCATGTGCGGATCGAGGGCGAGCAGGTCTGCAAGGACCGGCCTGTGCAGGTCGATTTCAACAGCATCGCTGCCGGCTATGCCGTCGATCAAGTGACCGCGAAGCTTGAGGCGTCTGGCGTCAGCAGTTATCTAGTGGAAATCACCGGTGAGCTGAAGGCCCAGGGGCGTAAACCCGATGGGGCGCCGTGGCGTATCGCGATCGAGGCGCCGCGGGATGATGAGCGAGTCGCCCAGCGGGTCATCGAACTCGACGGGCTGGGCGTTTCCACCTCTGGTGATTATCGGAATTACTTCGAGCGTAACGGTAAACGCTACTCGCATACGCTGGATCCGAACACCGGGGCTC includes the following:
- a CDS encoding NADH:ubiquinone reductase (Na(+)-transporting) subunit D; this encodes MTMSQPTIKEVLFNPVFNNNPIGLQILGICSALAVTSNLKTALVMSVALTLVVAFSNLFISMIRSQIPGSIRMIVQMVIIASLVIVVDQVLKAYAFSLSKQLSVFVGLIITNCIVMGRAEAFAMQNPPVLSFFDGLGNGLGYSAMLIALGIVRELFGAGKLMGYTILPVVNDGGWYQPNGLLLLPPSAFFLIGLFIWGIRSWKKEQVEKPSFKMAPQVSSKEAY
- the nqrE gene encoding NADH:ubiquinone reductase (Na(+)-transporting) subunit E codes for the protein MEHYISLFVRAVFIENMALAFFLGMCTFIAISKKVETAIGLGIAVIVVQAITVPANNLIYTYLLKAGALSWAGLPEVDLSFLGLLSYIGVIAAIVQILEMLLDKYVPSLYNALGVFLPLITVNCAIMGGTLFMVERDYNLAESTVYGFGSGASWALAIMLLAGIREKLKYSDVPEGLQGLGITFITIGLMSLGFMSFSGVQL
- a CDS encoding Na(+)-translocating NADH-quinone reductase subunit C, whose protein sequence is MSSQKESTVRTLVVALLVCLVCSVFVAGAAVALRPTQLENRQLDKQRSILAIAGLGEAGMSAKQVKALYKERIVAKLVDLETGKYSDEFDPNTFDPLVAAKDPQLSQALPGEEDIASIKRRERYSVVYTVEENGQLETLIMPVRGYGLWSTLYGFMAVKGDLNTVEGLGFYQHGETPGLGGEVDNPKWRGLWKGKELFSENGKLAIQVVKGGVDPQSPRADHQVDALAGATLTSNGVNHLLHFWLGENGFGPFIANLRAGEA
- a CDS encoding FAD:protein FMN transferase; protein product: MVQASFRPVIVVALAATLAGCLFQDKVESFSGPTMGSTYTVKYVASADTPDKAQLQQQTEAILAEIDKQASTYRADSDIEIFNELPAGCMTMPDGVRTLLEAGRTLSDESDGALDLTIEPLLNLWGFGPRGQGERVPSADEIATARQDVGQHHVRIEGEQVCKDRPVQVDFNSIAAGYAVDQVTAKLEASGVSSYLVEITGELKAQGRKPDGAPWRIAIEAPRDDERVAQRVIELDGLGVSTSGDYRNYFERNGKRYSHTLDPNTGAPIEHHLAAVTVVDPSTLRADGLSTVLMVLGPERGLAYAAKHKIAAFFVVREGQEFISKSTEAFDELFGAGAEQ
- the nqrF gene encoding NADH:ubiquinone reductase (Na(+)-transporting) subunit F; translated protein: MMSYEIFLAIGMFTAIVLALVVIILAARAKLVSSGDVSIEINGERTITVPAGGKLLQTLAANNIFLSSACGGGGTCAQCKCIVESGGGEMLPTEESHFTRREAGEGWRLSCQTPVKADMKIEVPEEVFGVKKWECTVLSNPNVATFIKELTLKLPEGENVDFRAGGYVQLECPPHEVRYKDFDIQEEYRGDWDKFNQWKYVSKVNETVIRAYSMANYPEEVGLVKFNIRIASPPPGKDDLPPGKMSSWVFSLKPGDKVTVYGPFGEFFAKDTDAEMVFIGGGAGMAPMRSHIFDQLKRLKSKRKMSFWYGARSMREAFYVDEYDQLQAENENFEWHLALSDPQPEDNWEGPTGFIHNVLYENYLKDHPAPEDCEFYMCGPPMMNASVIKMLTDLGVEPENILLDDFGG